The proteins below are encoded in one region of Fibrella aestuarina BUZ 2:
- a CDS encoding DUF4468 domain-containing protein, with protein sequence MNRPRYLTYALSTLLKVVLVSLLSFEGFTQRVDLALHQLPAALDTTTGELTYIQVIDVPNTPASVLFDRARSWCMDTFRSSKSVIDYEDKASGVIAAKPLVYTKSRNGSTAQRVVIDIRCKDGKYRCEVHPYEFTTTTLATPVITPFRDFNLRIIEQIRQKGRVAGWQFAHLQAMDAQFKAFLTSIEAAMKQPGKSEF encoded by the coding sequence ATGAATCGTCCGCGCTACTTGACCTACGCCTTATCTACACTTCTTAAGGTGGTGCTTGTCAGTCTGTTAAGTTTTGAGGGATTTACTCAGCGGGTTGACCTAGCTCTGCATCAGCTCCCGGCGGCCCTTGATACGACTACTGGCGAACTAACCTATATACAAGTCATTGACGTCCCTAATACCCCGGCCAGTGTTTTATTTGATCGGGCGAGGTCGTGGTGCATGGATACCTTTAGGTCGTCCAAATCAGTGATCGATTACGAAGATAAGGCGAGCGGCGTGATTGCGGCTAAGCCACTGGTATACACCAAAAGTCGCAACGGTTCGACGGCGCAGCGGGTCGTGATTGATATTCGGTGTAAAGACGGTAAGTACCGTTGCGAAGTCCATCCCTACGAGTTCACCACCACTACGTTAGCCACGCCTGTCATTACTCCTTTCCGAGACTTTAATTTGCGAATCATCGAACAAATCAGACAGAAAGGACGTGTTGCTGGTTGGCAGTTCGCCCACTTGCAAGCGATGGATGCTCAGTTCAAAGCCTTTCTGACAAGCATTGAAGCGGCTATGAAGCAGCCCGGTAAGAGTGAGTTCTAA
- a CDS encoding tape measure protein: MDTTERLSVSIDGNLSGFERSIGRAVGLLARVEAAGSRAGRGFDNGFGASITRTTQRVGLSIEQLNNRLALLTQRRNLSLDTGVIARTNREIDGLQRRINQLQNTGLSTSSSTGFDLSGFIGPTAAITAATTAVTALKGALNIADEMNRLDAGLKAVSTSSADFARMQSFLRGLSDQLGISYSALADGYKGLKASTNGTNLQGAETERIFRSVVNAGAALKLSNEEVKGSLRALTQMMSTGTVQSDELKSELASHLPNAFGLAAKAMGVTTSELSKLLERGEVLASDMLPKLATQLEKTYGKNATDNVNNLTGATTRLTNQSRELIQSFDNASGASTFFASIVNGAADSLRGIRQLVEDKSWAVLANQLLRLKDNPVSLFVGNNVLTQASLVAKDRQQFAGMDRTAQQARLQGLKDSIEQRRSQITDLDRGKLKDSVIKPKFYYDLKKTLATEEASLAALLSDFKKPFNQVLSSRTANAPVANLPKPVTDYVDIYKKDKDRYDALIQKREALRAYNQSLNAADSHELAALQTKMERANPKKYGPKPIAQSIRQDTTIDILKRIQGNLKKEIESLLADGVPFDQLPTQLLDNYEAVVKKVAVAEEETKKLEEATKRLVTKIESLSQLKIRGGAGAPKRASGGRESADDSANRAELLGVPTVSASGDFGKYGAHISTVTSHMDDYVAQYTAKLKQSRDAIQASKAMFTDMGTGAITALSESIMRDLNEGKAPLQNALSLISGILGDFIMQLGQTVLKTGSLELLAGAFPGLQGFLLTGPAKIGAGLALIAGGAALKTAKFAEGGHVIGQGTGTSDSIPAWLSNGEYVLKASAVNRLGVGFLNHLNQGRLPGLATGGLVGAVNTPQFGVRGSDAYERANYQMAKGESSNSRSQKLDLKLSSQVRGTDLQLIQDRQARKNRYFGRD; this comes from the coding sequence ATGGATACGACCGAACGGCTCTCCGTCAGCATAGACGGCAACCTCTCCGGCTTTGAGCGGTCTATTGGCCGAGCAGTGGGTCTGCTGGCGCGGGTCGAAGCGGCCGGTTCACGGGCGGGGCGAGGTTTTGATAATGGGTTCGGTGCTTCGATAACCCGAACGACCCAGCGCGTCGGCCTGAGCATTGAACAGCTCAACAACCGGCTCGCCCTGCTGACCCAGCGGCGGAATCTCTCATTGGATACGGGCGTTATCGCCCGCACCAATCGGGAAATCGACGGGTTGCAGCGGCGCATCAATCAGTTGCAGAACACCGGCCTGTCTACGTCAAGCTCAACAGGTTTTGACTTGTCTGGCTTCATCGGCCCGACGGCAGCCATCACGGCAGCGACTACCGCTGTCACCGCCCTGAAAGGGGCCCTTAACATTGCCGACGAAATGAACCGGCTCGATGCCGGACTCAAAGCGGTATCCACCTCCAGTGCGGACTTCGCCCGGATGCAAAGCTTCCTGCGGGGGCTTTCGGATCAGTTGGGCATCAGCTACAGCGCCCTGGCCGACGGCTACAAGGGGCTAAAGGCGTCGACCAACGGCACGAACCTGCAAGGTGCCGAAACCGAACGGATATTCAGGTCGGTCGTCAACGCGGGCGCCGCCCTCAAGCTCTCGAACGAAGAGGTGAAAGGGTCACTGCGTGCTCTGACCCAGATGATGAGCACCGGTACGGTGCAGTCCGATGAGTTAAAGAGCGAGTTAGCTTCCCACCTACCCAACGCGTTTGGCCTGGCCGCCAAGGCGATGGGCGTTACCACGTCTGAGCTGAGCAAACTGCTTGAGCGGGGCGAGGTGCTGGCTTCCGACATGCTGCCCAAACTGGCGACCCAGCTTGAGAAGACCTACGGCAAAAACGCGACGGACAACGTCAACAACCTGACAGGCGCTACCACCCGGTTGACCAACCAGAGTCGGGAACTGATTCAGTCTTTCGACAACGCGAGCGGGGCCTCCACGTTCTTTGCTTCTATTGTCAACGGGGCCGCCGATAGCCTGCGGGGTATCCGTCAACTGGTCGAGGATAAGTCGTGGGCGGTGCTGGCTAATCAATTACTGCGGCTCAAAGACAATCCGGTTTCCCTATTCGTGGGCAACAATGTTCTGACCCAGGCGTCGCTGGTCGCCAAAGATCGCCAGCAGTTTGCGGGCATGGACCGGACCGCGCAACAGGCCCGCCTTCAGGGGTTAAAAGATTCGATCGAGCAGCGTCGTAGTCAGATCACGGACCTTGACAGGGGTAAACTGAAAGATTCGGTCATCAAGCCTAAATTCTACTACGACTTAAAGAAGACCTTAGCGACCGAAGAGGCCTCATTAGCGGCCCTATTGAGCGACTTCAAAAAGCCATTTAATCAGGTACTATCCAGCCGCACCGCCAACGCCCCGGTCGCCAACCTGCCGAAGCCAGTCACGGATTACGTTGATATCTATAAAAAAGACAAGGATCGTTATGACGCGTTGATTCAGAAGCGGGAAGCCCTGCGAGCCTATAACCAGTCGCTTAACGCAGCGGATAGCCATGAATTGGCAGCGTTGCAGACGAAGATGGAGCGGGCTAACCCCAAGAAGTACGGCCCTAAGCCTATTGCCCAGTCGATTCGGCAGGACACGACCATCGACATTCTCAAACGGATTCAGGGCAACCTGAAGAAGGAAATCGAATCGCTGCTAGCCGACGGGGTTCCTTTTGACCAATTACCAACTCAACTGCTCGATAACTACGAAGCGGTGGTCAAAAAGGTAGCTGTCGCCGAGGAGGAAACCAAAAAACTGGAAGAAGCGACCAAACGGCTAGTCACCAAGATAGAGTCACTGAGCCAACTTAAAATTCGTGGTGGGGCAGGTGCGCCTAAACGAGCCAGCGGGGGGCGTGAAAGTGCCGATGATTCGGCAAATCGGGCCGAATTACTGGGCGTCCCTACCGTTTCGGCAAGCGGTGACTTTGGTAAATATGGTGCCCATATCAGCACGGTCACGAGTCACATGGACGACTACGTGGCGCAGTACACCGCGAAGCTGAAACAAAGCAGGGACGCCATCCAAGCCAGCAAGGCGATGTTTACCGACATGGGGACCGGCGCAATTACCGCCCTAAGCGAATCGATCATGCGGGATTTGAACGAAGGCAAAGCGCCGTTACAAAACGCATTATCCCTTATATCCGGCATACTGGGCGACTTCATTATGCAGTTAGGACAGACGGTATTGAAAACGGGTAGTCTGGAATTGCTGGCTGGAGCCTTCCCTGGCCTGCAAGGTTTTTTACTGACGGGGCCGGCCAAGATTGGGGCGGGTCTGGCGCTGATCGCAGGCGGGGCCGCGCTGAAAACTGCGAAGTTTGCCGAGGGTGGTCACGTCATTGGACAGGGTACGGGTACGTCCGACAGCATTCCGGCTTGGCTGTCAAATGGGGAATATGTGCTGAAAGCCTCGGCGGTAAACCGGTTAGGCGTAGGCTTTCTGAATCACCTCAACCAGGGGCGGCTTCCCGGCTTAGCAACGGGCGGCCTGGTTGGGGCCGTGAACACGCCCCAATTCGGAGTTCGGGGCAGTGACGCGTATGAGCGGGCTAATTACCAAATGGCCAAAGGCGAATCGAGCAACAGCCGGTCACAAAAACTGGACCTTAAGTTAAGTAGTCAGGTAAGGGGCACTGACTTACAATTGATTCAAGACCGGCAAGCCAGAAAAAACCGTTACTTTGGCCGAGATTAG